A single Columba livia isolate bColLiv1 breed racing homer chromosome 22, bColLiv1.pat.W.v2, whole genome shotgun sequence DNA region contains:
- the BLTP3A gene encoding bridge-like lipid transfer protein family member 3A isoform X4: MKPEASRFTKNLSPDKINLSTLKGQGQLTNLELDEEVLQNVLELPTWLAITRVYCNKASIRIQWTKLKTHPICLYLDKVEVEMRTCEEPRPPNGQSPIALAAGQSEYGFAEKVVEGMFIVVNSITIKIHSKAFHASFELWQLQGYSVNPNWQQSDLRLTRITDPQRGEVLTFKELTWQTLRIEADATDNGDQDPVTTPLRLITNQGRIQISLKRRTRDCNVMASKLMFLLDDLLWVLTDSQLKAMMKYAESLSEAMEKSAQQRKSLAPESVQITPPAPSTPQSWSQPFGVSASASSIGQYFDKHDMKESSYHLLISRLDLHVCDDSHARDSGALKHGMLGGAMQLTFRRMAFDYYPFHRAGDACKHWVRYSEAMETRGQWAKKLVSEFQSKIEKLYEEMDPAFARTPLSPFKRKPDASSSPHSSPLERGREPPTSLPRLRHPPWHRLRSSCVVVRVDDLDVHQVSTAGQQSKKPSPLLSCSRKFLKCPDQVSAIHIEFTEYYFPDNQDFPVPCPNLYAQLNGLMLTLDTASVLWINLFCLDLYRSLEQFKAIYKLEDSGKRDEHVDVRLDGFRLKLNIPVEKKVADHPDRPQSLCVCASEVTATNTRHAPFCACQDLQGLFRRFASSEFFHSSYTKFPRAQDNFSLLHTLFLRHAYEVDGRPRKRPGSPRLLHKTAASEDLWSVNFTELSLDFEGAESSKGRALSFIDPFPLSVWACLPKRWGQAQIAKRQELVASELKMKPSASFSHHSEHESLSREQGLCQRSKTDQDLKNISKVPDTMDVLGESDYEISDGVDDKELETSADIHVLVSSSVHVKVRLNHYQYLVLLRMREVLQTLQEQLAQDTQEVTGCPVDPVSACVGAMFHSAEVALLMNPTPGTVLEPRSLDSDTTSLIESELSPSDSKEGLAAEEKELRSESSLEKGVRSASELPEDSGAENAGTGVTSAPPAGLPRSASDGALSTAPRSQSAEEKALVEEAREAVEALAAEGPAEPSSRPHSPPALPSSPASDTQPSGRGSVTLSAQAELIPLKNIEVELSSALHITKDATKEALHVTMDLTKEAMSITKDALSLSREKMTSTVQKMLSLPPTRDSVPKAEEGAVTPGGGSSRLRFFSMKRTASQHSFDTTSVDGSGPEDGLSVDSDGSDGFVMLTDSEPSLEPLPSGHLPHVHDDTGSRASLAAGDEGGVSPEMNSSTSQSEDPSAPLVSVLVLKMNEVNCGIEARGDDLSVALQVMNVVPEQLSNVGMWQYLRGYLALGGAGLEEPPVPGAGRAPPAVCLRLSAGPGAAAHSPLAAQNGFLRMLVHSYMAELSMAFLTNLGPFLEDETIPEVIPMEIEVVDAKITLKDDSPRVYPTSPGPVPITVALDHVIVERRDDGVFYVTAPRGEGSAQRHEPTAAPQQQEEPVPGARGLQLKDVPELQRELQTMKIALAEANMDKTRLLQEIRKYNPLFQL; the protein is encoded by the exons ATGAAGCCAGAGGCTTCCAG GTTTACCAAGAATCTGTCTCCAGACAAAATCAACCTGAGCACGCTGAAGGGTCAGGGGCAGCTGACCAACCTGGAGCTGGACGAGGAGGTGCTGCAGAATGTCCTGGAGCTGCCCACCTGGCTGGCCATCACCCGCGTCTACTGCAACAAGGCGTCTATCCGG ATCCAGTGGACGAAGCTGAAGACGCACCCGATCTGCCTG TACCTGGATAAAGTGGAGGTGGAGATGCGAACGTGCGAAGAGCCTCGGCCGCCCAACGGACAGTCTCCCATTGCTCTTGCCGCCGGTCAGAG TGAATACGGCTTTGCTGAGAAGGTCGTGGAGGGGATGTTTATCGTTGTCAACTCCATCACCATCAAGATTCACTCCAAGGCCTTTCACGCTTCTTTTGAGCTCTGGCAGCTCCAAGGCTACAGCGTCAACCCGAACTGGCAGCAGAGCGATCTGCGGCTCACGCGCATCACCGACCCGCAGCGCGGAGAG GTTTTGACGTTCAAAGAGCTCACCTGGCAGACACTGCGGATAGAAGCAGATGCCACTGACAACGGCGACCAGGATCCTGTCACTACCCCTCTGAGGCTCATTACCAACCAGGGGAGGATCCAGATCTCCCTCAAGAGGAGG ACCAGAGATTGCAATGTGATGGCGTCCAAGCTGATGTTTCTCCTGGACGACCTGCTCTGGGTGCTGACAGACTCTCAGCTGAAGGCCATGATGAAATACGCAGAGTCGCTGAGCGAAGCCATGGAGAAGTCTGCCCAGCAGAGGAAGAGCTTGGCTCCGGAGTCTGTGCAG ATCACACCGCCCGCCCCGAGCACCCCGCAGTCCTGGTCTCAGCCGTTCGGGGTCAGCGCCAGCGCAAGTAGCATCGGTCAATACTTCGATAAGCACGACATGAAAGAGTCATCGTACCACCTCCTCATCTCCCGGCTGGACCTGCACGTCTGCGACGACAGCCACGCTCGGGACTCAG GAGCGCTGAAGCACGGGATGCTGGGCGGCGCCATGCAGCTGACCTTCAGGAGGATGGCGTTCGACTACTACCCTTTCCACAGGGCAG gaGACGCCTGCAAGCACTGGGTGAGGTACAGCGAAGCAATGGAAACACGGGGCCAGTGGGCAAAGAAGTTGGTCAGTGAATTTCAAAGCAAGATTGAGAAGCTTTATGAAGAAATGGACCCTGCGTTCGCCAGGACTCCACTTTCCCCATTCAAAAGGAAACCAG ATGCTTCCTCGAGTCCTCATAGCAGTCCCTTGGAGAGGGGCCGGGAACCTCCCACGAGTTTGCCGCGGCTCCGGCACCCGCCCTGGCACCGGCTCCGGTCCAGCTGCGTGGTCGTTCGAGTGGATGACTTGGATGTTCACCAG GTCTCTACGGCTGGTCAGCAGAGCAAGAAACCCTCCCCCTTGCTCTCCTGTAGCAGAAAATTCCTCAAGTGTCCGGATCAGGTCTCTGCCATCCACATCGAATTCACAGAGTATTACTTCCCAGACAATCAGGACTTTCCAG TTCCCTGCCCAAACCTGTATGCACAGCTGAACGGCCTGATGCTTACCCTGGACACAGCGAGCGTGCTCTGGATAAATCTCTTCTGTCTGGATCTTTATCGCAGCTTGGAGCAGTTCAAAGCCATCTACAAGCTGGAGGACTCAGGCAAGCGTGATGAGCATGTTGATGTTCGACTGGATGGCTTTCGGCTGAAG CTTAACATCCCCGTGGAGAAGAAAGTCGCCGACCATCCAGATCGTCCACAGAGCCTCTGCGTTTGCGCGTCGGAGGTGACTGCCACCAACACGCGCCACGCTCCCTTCTGCGCCTGCCAGGACCTCCAGGGCCTCTTCCGTCGTTTTGCCAGTTCAGAATTCTTCCACTCCAGCTACACCAAGTTCCCACGGGCTCAGGACAACTTCAGCCTCCTCCACACCCTCTTCTTGCGCCACGCGTACGAGGTGGACGGCAGGCCTCGGAAGCGGCCGGGCTCTCCCCGGCTGTTGCACAAAACCGCTGCCTCTGAAGATCTGTGGTCGGTGAATTTCACCGAGCTTTCCCTGGACTTTGAGGGGGCTGAAAGCTCAAAGGGCAGAGCCCTGAGCTTTATTGACCCGTTTCCTCTTTCAGTTTGGGCCTGCCTTCCCAAGAGGTGGGGGCAAGCGCAGATAGCTAAACGACAGGAACTGGTTGCCTCTGAATTGAAAATGAAGCCTTCTGCCAGCTTCAGCCATCACTCCGAGCATGAGAGCCTTTCCAGAGAGCAAGGGCTTTGTCAAAGGTCAAAGACTGACCAGGATCTGAAGAACATCTCCAAGGTCCCAGACACAATGGATGTCTTGGGAGAATCTGACTATGAAATTAGTGATGGAGTAGATGACAAAGAGCTGGAAACCTCTGCTGATATCCATGTGCTTGTGTCCTCATCTGTTCACGTCAAAGTTCGGCTCAACCACTACCAGTACTTGGTGCTGCTCAGGATGAGGGAAGTTCTGCAGACGCTGCAGGAGCAGTTGGCCCAGGATACCCAGGAGGTGACCGGGTGTCCTGTGGACCCTGTGTCCGCGTGTGTAGGAGCGATGTTCCACAGTGCCGAAGTGGCCCTGCTCATGAACCCCACACCAGGCACCGTCTTGGAACCCAGATCCCTTGACTCAGACACAACGAGCCTGATCGAGTCGGAGCTCTCGCCTTCAGACAGCAAGGAGGGGCTGGCGGCCGAAGAGAAGGAGCTGAGGTCAGAGAGCAGTTTGGAGAAGGGGGTGCGCAGTGCCTCGGAGCTCCCGGAGGACAGCGGGGCTGAAAATGCGGGTACTGGTGTGACCAGTGCCCCGCCGGCGGGGCTCCCGAGGTCCGCGAGCGACGGAGCTCTGAGTACCGCTCCACGGAGCCAGAGCGCAGAGGAGAAAGCTTTGGTCGAGGAGGCACGCGAAGCTGTGGAAGCCCTGGCTGCAGAGGGACCAGCGGAGCCCAGCAGccgtccccacagccctcccGCCCTCCCTTCCAGCCCAGCCTCGGACACGCAGCCCTCGGGGAGAGGAAGCGTCACTCTCAGTGCTCAAGCAGAGCTCATCCCTTTGAAGAACATCGAGGTGGAGCTGTCTAGTGCGCTGCATATCACCAAGGATGCCACGAAGGAGGCTCTGCACGTGACCATGGACCTCACCAAAGAAGCCATGTCTATCACAAAGGACGCTCTGAGCCTGAGCCGGGAGAAGATGACCTCCACCGTGCAGAAGATGCTCTCTCTGCCCCCCACCAG GGATTCTGTGCCCAAAGCGGAGGAGGGCGCGGTGACTCCGGGCGGGGGGAGCAGCCGGCTGCGTTTCTTCTCCATGAAGAGGACGGCGTCCCAGCACTCCTTCGACACCACGTCCGTGGACGGGAGCGGCCCCGAGGACGGGCTGTCTGTGGACAGCGATGGCAGCGACGGCTTCGTGATGCTCACAGACTCTG AACCCAGCCTGGAACCTCTTCCCTCAGGGCACCTTCCTCATGTCCACGACGACACGGGCAGCAGAGCGAGCCTGGCGGCGGGGGACGAGGGTGGCGTGTCTCCCGAAATGAACAGCTCCACGTCGCAGAGCGAAGACCCCAGCGCCCCGCTG GTGTCTGTCCTCGTGCTGAAGATGAATGAGGTGAACTGTGGAATAGAAGCACGAGGTGATGATTTATCTGTTGCTTTACAAGTCATGAACGTGGTTCCAGAGCAGCTGAGCAACGTGGGGATGTGGCAGTATCTGCGTGGCTATCTGG CTCTGGGAGGTGCGGGTTTGGAGGAGCCGCCGGTGCCCGGGGCGGGAAGGGCCCCGCCGGCCGTGTGCCTGCGGCTCAGCGCGGGACCCGGCGCTGCCGCGCACTCGCCCCTGGCCGCGCAGAACGGCTTCCTCCGGATGCTGGTGCACAGCTACATGGCAGAGCTCTCCATGGCCTTCCTGACCAACCTGGGCCCCTTTCTGGAGGATGAAACAATCCCAGAGGTGATCCCCATGGAGatagaagttgtggatgccaaAATCACCTTGAAG GATGACAGCCCGCGGGTGTACCCCACCTCCCCCGGCCCCGTTCCCATCACCGTGGCACTAGATCACGTCATTGTGGAGCGCAGGGATGACGGAGTTTTCTACGTAACAG CTCCGCGCGGGGAGGGCTCAGCGCAGCGGCACGAACCCACGGCAGCGccgcagcagcaggaggagcctgTGCCGGGAGCACGGGGGCTGCAG
- the BLTP3A gene encoding bridge-like lipid transfer protein family member 3A isoform X3, producing the protein MAGIIKKQILKHLSRFTKNLSPDKINLSTLKGQGQLTNLELDEEVLQNVLELPTWLAITRVYCNKASIRIQWTKLKTHPICLYLDKVEVEMRTCEEPRPPNGQSPIALAAGQSEYGFAEKVVEGMFIVVNSITIKIHSKAFHASFELWQLQGYSVNPNWQQSDLRLTRITDPQRGEVLTFKELTWQTLRIEADATDNGDQDPVTTPLRLITNQGRIQISLKRRTRDCNVMASKLMFLLDDLLWVLTDSQLKAMMKYAESLSEAMEKSAQQRKSLAPESVQITPPAPSTPQSWSQPFGVSASASSIGQYFDKHDMKESSYHLLISRLDLHVCDDSHARDSGALKHGMLGGAMQLTFRRMAFDYYPFHRAGDACKHWVRYSEAMETRGQWAKKLVSEFQSKIEKLYEEMDPAFARTPLSPFKRKPDASSSPHSSPLERGREPPTSLPRLRHPPWHRLRSSCVVVRVDDLDVHQVSTAGQQSKKPSPLLSCSRKFLKCPDQVSAIHIEFTEYYFPDNQDFPVPCPNLYAQLNGLMLTLDTASVLWINLFCLDLYRSLEQFKAIYKLEDSGKRDEHVDVRLDGFRLKLNIPVEKKVADHPDRPQSLCVCASEVTATNTRHAPFCACQDLQGLFRRFASSEFFHSSYTKFPRAQDNFSLLHTLFLRHAYEVDGRPRKRPGSPRLLHKTAASEDLWSVNFTELSLDFEGAESSKGRALSFIDPFPLSVWACLPKRWGQAQIAKRQELVASELKMKPSASFSHHSEHESLSREQGLCQRSKTDQDLKNISKVPDTMDVLGESDYEISDGVDDKELETSADIHVLVSSSVHVKVRLNHYQYLVLLRMREVLQTLQEQLAQDTQEVTGCPVDPVSACVGAMFHSAEVALLMNPTPGTVLEPRSLDSDTTSLIESELSPSDSKEGLAAEEKELRSESSLEKGVRSASELPEDSGAENAGTGVTSAPPAGLPRSASDGALSTAPRSQSAEEKALVEEAREAVEALAAEGPAEPSSRPHSPPALPSSPASDTQPSGRGSVTLSAQAELIPLKNIEVELSSALHITKDATKEALHVTMDLTKEAMSITKDALSLSREKMTSTVQKMLSLPPTRDSVPKAEEGAVTPGGGSSRLRFFSMKRTASQHSFDTTSVDGSGPEDGLSVDSDGSDGFVMLTDSEPSLEPLPSGHLPHVHDDTGSRASLAAGDEGGVSPEMNSSTSQSEDPSAPLVSVLVLKMNEVNCGIEARGDDLSVALQVMNVVPEQLSNVGMWQYLRGYLALGGAGLEEPPVPGAGRAPPAVCLRLSAGPGAAAHSPLAAQNGFLRMLVHSYMAELSMAFLTNLGPFLEDETIPEVIPMEIEVVDAKITLKDDSPRVYPTSPGPVPITVALDHVIVERRDDGVFYVTAPRGEGSAQRHEPTAAPQQQEEPVPGARGLQLKDVPELQRELQTMKIALAEANMDKTRLLQEIRKYNPLFQL; encoded by the exons GTTTACCAAGAATCTGTCTCCAGACAAAATCAACCTGAGCACGCTGAAGGGTCAGGGGCAGCTGACCAACCTGGAGCTGGACGAGGAGGTGCTGCAGAATGTCCTGGAGCTGCCCACCTGGCTGGCCATCACCCGCGTCTACTGCAACAAGGCGTCTATCCGG ATCCAGTGGACGAAGCTGAAGACGCACCCGATCTGCCTG TACCTGGATAAAGTGGAGGTGGAGATGCGAACGTGCGAAGAGCCTCGGCCGCCCAACGGACAGTCTCCCATTGCTCTTGCCGCCGGTCAGAG TGAATACGGCTTTGCTGAGAAGGTCGTGGAGGGGATGTTTATCGTTGTCAACTCCATCACCATCAAGATTCACTCCAAGGCCTTTCACGCTTCTTTTGAGCTCTGGCAGCTCCAAGGCTACAGCGTCAACCCGAACTGGCAGCAGAGCGATCTGCGGCTCACGCGCATCACCGACCCGCAGCGCGGAGAG GTTTTGACGTTCAAAGAGCTCACCTGGCAGACACTGCGGATAGAAGCAGATGCCACTGACAACGGCGACCAGGATCCTGTCACTACCCCTCTGAGGCTCATTACCAACCAGGGGAGGATCCAGATCTCCCTCAAGAGGAGG ACCAGAGATTGCAATGTGATGGCGTCCAAGCTGATGTTTCTCCTGGACGACCTGCTCTGGGTGCTGACAGACTCTCAGCTGAAGGCCATGATGAAATACGCAGAGTCGCTGAGCGAAGCCATGGAGAAGTCTGCCCAGCAGAGGAAGAGCTTGGCTCCGGAGTCTGTGCAG ATCACACCGCCCGCCCCGAGCACCCCGCAGTCCTGGTCTCAGCCGTTCGGGGTCAGCGCCAGCGCAAGTAGCATCGGTCAATACTTCGATAAGCACGACATGAAAGAGTCATCGTACCACCTCCTCATCTCCCGGCTGGACCTGCACGTCTGCGACGACAGCCACGCTCGGGACTCAG GAGCGCTGAAGCACGGGATGCTGGGCGGCGCCATGCAGCTGACCTTCAGGAGGATGGCGTTCGACTACTACCCTTTCCACAGGGCAG gaGACGCCTGCAAGCACTGGGTGAGGTACAGCGAAGCAATGGAAACACGGGGCCAGTGGGCAAAGAAGTTGGTCAGTGAATTTCAAAGCAAGATTGAGAAGCTTTATGAAGAAATGGACCCTGCGTTCGCCAGGACTCCACTTTCCCCATTCAAAAGGAAACCAG ATGCTTCCTCGAGTCCTCATAGCAGTCCCTTGGAGAGGGGCCGGGAACCTCCCACGAGTTTGCCGCGGCTCCGGCACCCGCCCTGGCACCGGCTCCGGTCCAGCTGCGTGGTCGTTCGAGTGGATGACTTGGATGTTCACCAG GTCTCTACGGCTGGTCAGCAGAGCAAGAAACCCTCCCCCTTGCTCTCCTGTAGCAGAAAATTCCTCAAGTGTCCGGATCAGGTCTCTGCCATCCACATCGAATTCACAGAGTATTACTTCCCAGACAATCAGGACTTTCCAG TTCCCTGCCCAAACCTGTATGCACAGCTGAACGGCCTGATGCTTACCCTGGACACAGCGAGCGTGCTCTGGATAAATCTCTTCTGTCTGGATCTTTATCGCAGCTTGGAGCAGTTCAAAGCCATCTACAAGCTGGAGGACTCAGGCAAGCGTGATGAGCATGTTGATGTTCGACTGGATGGCTTTCGGCTGAAG CTTAACATCCCCGTGGAGAAGAAAGTCGCCGACCATCCAGATCGTCCACAGAGCCTCTGCGTTTGCGCGTCGGAGGTGACTGCCACCAACACGCGCCACGCTCCCTTCTGCGCCTGCCAGGACCTCCAGGGCCTCTTCCGTCGTTTTGCCAGTTCAGAATTCTTCCACTCCAGCTACACCAAGTTCCCACGGGCTCAGGACAACTTCAGCCTCCTCCACACCCTCTTCTTGCGCCACGCGTACGAGGTGGACGGCAGGCCTCGGAAGCGGCCGGGCTCTCCCCGGCTGTTGCACAAAACCGCTGCCTCTGAAGATCTGTGGTCGGTGAATTTCACCGAGCTTTCCCTGGACTTTGAGGGGGCTGAAAGCTCAAAGGGCAGAGCCCTGAGCTTTATTGACCCGTTTCCTCTTTCAGTTTGGGCCTGCCTTCCCAAGAGGTGGGGGCAAGCGCAGATAGCTAAACGACAGGAACTGGTTGCCTCTGAATTGAAAATGAAGCCTTCTGCCAGCTTCAGCCATCACTCCGAGCATGAGAGCCTTTCCAGAGAGCAAGGGCTTTGTCAAAGGTCAAAGACTGACCAGGATCTGAAGAACATCTCCAAGGTCCCAGACACAATGGATGTCTTGGGAGAATCTGACTATGAAATTAGTGATGGAGTAGATGACAAAGAGCTGGAAACCTCTGCTGATATCCATGTGCTTGTGTCCTCATCTGTTCACGTCAAAGTTCGGCTCAACCACTACCAGTACTTGGTGCTGCTCAGGATGAGGGAAGTTCTGCAGACGCTGCAGGAGCAGTTGGCCCAGGATACCCAGGAGGTGACCGGGTGTCCTGTGGACCCTGTGTCCGCGTGTGTAGGAGCGATGTTCCACAGTGCCGAAGTGGCCCTGCTCATGAACCCCACACCAGGCACCGTCTTGGAACCCAGATCCCTTGACTCAGACACAACGAGCCTGATCGAGTCGGAGCTCTCGCCTTCAGACAGCAAGGAGGGGCTGGCGGCCGAAGAGAAGGAGCTGAGGTCAGAGAGCAGTTTGGAGAAGGGGGTGCGCAGTGCCTCGGAGCTCCCGGAGGACAGCGGGGCTGAAAATGCGGGTACTGGTGTGACCAGTGCCCCGCCGGCGGGGCTCCCGAGGTCCGCGAGCGACGGAGCTCTGAGTACCGCTCCACGGAGCCAGAGCGCAGAGGAGAAAGCTTTGGTCGAGGAGGCACGCGAAGCTGTGGAAGCCCTGGCTGCAGAGGGACCAGCGGAGCCCAGCAGccgtccccacagccctcccGCCCTCCCTTCCAGCCCAGCCTCGGACACGCAGCCCTCGGGGAGAGGAAGCGTCACTCTCAGTGCTCAAGCAGAGCTCATCCCTTTGAAGAACATCGAGGTGGAGCTGTCTAGTGCGCTGCATATCACCAAGGATGCCACGAAGGAGGCTCTGCACGTGACCATGGACCTCACCAAAGAAGCCATGTCTATCACAAAGGACGCTCTGAGCCTGAGCCGGGAGAAGATGACCTCCACCGTGCAGAAGATGCTCTCTCTGCCCCCCACCAG GGATTCTGTGCCCAAAGCGGAGGAGGGCGCGGTGACTCCGGGCGGGGGGAGCAGCCGGCTGCGTTTCTTCTCCATGAAGAGGACGGCGTCCCAGCACTCCTTCGACACCACGTCCGTGGACGGGAGCGGCCCCGAGGACGGGCTGTCTGTGGACAGCGATGGCAGCGACGGCTTCGTGATGCTCACAGACTCTG AACCCAGCCTGGAACCTCTTCCCTCAGGGCACCTTCCTCATGTCCACGACGACACGGGCAGCAGAGCGAGCCTGGCGGCGGGGGACGAGGGTGGCGTGTCTCCCGAAATGAACAGCTCCACGTCGCAGAGCGAAGACCCCAGCGCCCCGCTG GTGTCTGTCCTCGTGCTGAAGATGAATGAGGTGAACTGTGGAATAGAAGCACGAGGTGATGATTTATCTGTTGCTTTACAAGTCATGAACGTGGTTCCAGAGCAGCTGAGCAACGTGGGGATGTGGCAGTATCTGCGTGGCTATCTGG CTCTGGGAGGTGCGGGTTTGGAGGAGCCGCCGGTGCCCGGGGCGGGAAGGGCCCCGCCGGCCGTGTGCCTGCGGCTCAGCGCGGGACCCGGCGCTGCCGCGCACTCGCCCCTGGCCGCGCAGAACGGCTTCCTCCGGATGCTGGTGCACAGCTACATGGCAGAGCTCTCCATGGCCTTCCTGACCAACCTGGGCCCCTTTCTGGAGGATGAAACAATCCCAGAGGTGATCCCCATGGAGatagaagttgtggatgccaaAATCACCTTGAAG GATGACAGCCCGCGGGTGTACCCCACCTCCCCCGGCCCCGTTCCCATCACCGTGGCACTAGATCACGTCATTGTGGAGCGCAGGGATGACGGAGTTTTCTACGTAACAG CTCCGCGCGGGGAGGGCTCAGCGCAGCGGCACGAACCCACGGCAGCGccgcagcagcaggaggagcctgTGCCGGGAGCACGGGGGCTGCAG